The following proteins come from a genomic window of Nicotiana tomentosiformis chromosome 12, ASM39032v3, whole genome shotgun sequence:
- the LOC138903405 gene encoding uncharacterized protein → MTVQSHDVYALIDPGSFLSYVVPYVATSFGIGPEQLHESFSVSTPIGESIMAAPIYKNCVVTVRSRDTMADLIELGMIDFDVIMGMDWLYSCFAKLDCRTRIMRLEFPNEPTVEWEGNNVMPKDREIDFGIDMMPDTQPISIPPYRVGPTELKELKEQLRDLLEKGFIRPSVSPWGAPVLFVRKKDVDCRLGGSRLEKLN, encoded by the exons atgactgttcaatctcatgatgtatatgcccttattgatcctgGATCTTTTTTATCCTATGTTGttccttatgttgctacgagcttcgggataggaccggaacagcttcatgagtcgttctctgtatctactccgattggcgagtctattatggctgCACCGATTTATAAgaattgtgttgtcacggtgcgtagtcgggataccatggccgatcttattgaactagggatgattgattttgatgtaataatgggaatggattggctctattcatgttttgccaaacttgaCTGTCGGACCCGaattatgaggcttgagtttcctaacgaaccaactgttgagtgggaggggaataatgttatgccaaaag acagggagattgattttgggattgatatgatgccagacacgcagcctatatccattccaccttatagagtAGGGCCCacagaattaaaagagctaaaggaacaactaagggatttgctagagaaaggtttcatccgaccgagtgtgtcgccttggggcgcaccggttctctttgtcagaaagaaagatgTAGATTgccgattgggtggttcgaggttggagaagctgaactaa
- the LOC138903406 gene encoding uncharacterized protein — protein sequence MEKVKIIKERLRTAQSCQNSYSDVRRRDLEFKEDNWVFLKVDRPKYKGNSSEIFRKLDKFGADDPYQKIGEREVVDFLWENIICRFGIPNEIVCDNGPQFIDSKEFLEDLKIKRTTYSPYHPSANGQEESIKKVIIQNLKERLEAAKGKWPEELLGVPWAYRTTAKSSMRETPFSFVYGAEALIPVEVGEPTLRYFQANEESNNEVMLINLELLEECRDLAHVRMAAQKQRI from the exons atggaaaaggttaagattatAAAAGAGCGGTTGAGAACTGCTCAAAGTTGTCAAAactcctattcggatgttcgtcgcagagacttagagttcaaggaagataattgggtgttcttgaag gtggataggcctaaatacaaaggaaactctagcgaaattttcAGGAAGTTAgacaaatttggggctgatg acccttatcagaagatcggagaacgcgaagtggtcgatttcctgtgggaaaatataatctGCAGATTCGGAATACCAAatgagatcgtatgcgacaatgggccacaatttatcgATTCAAAAGAATTCCtagaagatttgaaaataaagaggACTACATATTCTCCTTATCATCCAAGCGCAAACGGTCAAGAGGAGTCAATAAAGAAAGtcattattcaaaacctcaaggaaaggttggaagcagcaaaaggcaaatggcccgaagaattgCTCGGAGTTccatgggcctaccgaacaacggccaaatcaagcATGAGAGAAACTCCTTTTTCCTTTGTGTACGGTGCTGAAGCCCTAATACCGGTGGAAGTGggtgaacccactttgagatactTTCAGGCaaatgaagaatcgaacaacgaagtaatgttaatcaacttggaactgctcgaagaatgcagggacttggcgcatgtaagaatggcagctcaaaagcaaAGAATTtag